Below is a window of Clostridium cagae DNA.
CATCTAATCGCAAAAGATAAGCGTTCTTTTTTAACAATCCAATAAAAAATCAATAGCCCTAAAACTTAAAAACGTTCTAGGATTAGCTTAGTGTTACCAGCACTAAGCTTTTTCTATCTTTATTATACCAAATTTCAATAAAAAATAAACATATAATTTTTTTTATTTACCCTGGGGTGTAAAATTTTACAGGTACAAGTTTGGAATTATTTTCTACATATAAAAAGTGTTGGTTAATTTATTAAATGGGATTTTTGAAGAAAATTTTAGTAGTGATGAAGTTGAATTATAAGTAAGTAGTAATGAATTTATAATGGATACATTTGATACTTTAAGAGGAGATGTATTCTTTATTACCGTTACAGTTATTTAATTTGAGAAAAAATTTAGAGTATGCAAGAAGAAGTAATAATATTGATAAAATAAATGATTTGTCACATGAGGCAAAGGAAATAGCTTTAAAAATAGCCAATGAATCTAAAAAATTATTTGATGACAATGAAATAATAGGTGAAGACTTTCATAAAATGTTACTTGCAATACAAAATTTAATTGAATATTTAAATAGAAATTATTTCAATGATGATAGATTAGAAGAAGAGGTGAGTACAATGACAAAAACATTATATGATCCAGAAGTAGAAAAAAGAATAGAAAAGAAAGCAATAGAAGATGCTATTGGTTTTTTAAGACTTGGAGTAAGTGAGGAAATAGTATCTAAAGGAACAGGATTACCTATAGAAAAGGTTAGAGAATTAAAAAATAAGATTAATAATTAATTAGCTAATTTCCACAATAACTATGGTAGACTTAAGTTAAAAATATTATAATAGATATAGGATAGCACTTTCATTAATAAATGTGAGTGCTATTTCAATTAAATGCAGTAGGAGAATTTTAATGGAATGTAATTTGAAGATAAAAATAGAAGCAAGTAAGCTATCAAAGAATGAATATATAATTAAAGATAAAAGTGATATAACAGTTGGTAGATTTTGTATAATAGAGCTTGCTGATTCAAGCAAAAAGTGTGATATTAAGCTTAGTTTTTATAAGACGTGTAAATATGAATTATTAAAAGAGGCATTAATTATGATCCTAAGAGCTGTGTTTAAGGATTTAAATATATTTAAGGTTAATATTAGGGCTGTAGAGGGAATTGAGGTTAATTCCTTTTTTGATTTAGGCTTTACTTTAGAAGGAGTATTCAGTAATAATGAATATCATAATGGTGAATTTTTAGATGAGCTATCATTTGGAATAACTCGTACAGAATATAATCATAAGATAAAGCCTTCATTTATAGAATTAAAAGGTGAAAATATAGTATTAAGAAATTTAACACCTGGAAATGCAAATGATTTATTAGAATATTATATAAGGAATAAGGAATATTTAGCTCCATTTGAACCTAATAGAGATAGTAATTTTTATACATTAAATGGACAAAGAGATCTATTAAATGAAAGTTATAGACAGTTTTTAAATGGAAATGCTATTGAAGTAGGGATATTTAAAAAGTATAATTTCATTGGAAAGATAAAGGTGTCTAGTATAGTGTATGGGAGTTTTAAAAATGGAATAATAGGATATTCTATAGATAAATTAGAACAAGGACACGGATATATGAAAGAGGCTGTTAATCTTTTTATAGATTATCTTTTTACTGAAGAAGATCTGCATAGGGTAGAAGCGTCAGCGCTATTAGAAAATGAAAAATCAAAAGGTGTATTAAAAGGCTGTAGATTTAATGAATTAGGTATAAATAAAAAATATTTGTTTATTAATGGACAATGGAAAGATCATGTTACTTATTATATTACTAAAGATGAGTTTTATAGGAAGTAATATAAATAACATATACAATATTTACTCAATATGATAAAATTTTTATCATGTGAACTTATTTGATTTAATATTTAGTTATATATAACAGCTTAAATGTTAAAAATTTAAATAATATTAAGAAATTTAAATAATATATGTAGAAATTTAGTTTAAAACCTGTAATTACAATTAGATTTAATGGTATAATTTAGATATGAGTTATAATAAATAATAGATTTTGTATATAGAAAGGATAGTGAAATGACAATAATACTTAATAAAAGCGAAGTAGTGTCAAAGGTTTTTAACAATAATATAGTTTTAGTTGATTCATCTGATAAAGAAAAAATACTTTTTGCTAAAGGTATAGGATTTGGAAAAAAACCAGGTCATGTGATATCTGAAAATACAGAAATAGAAAAAATATTTACAATAGAAAACAAAGAAAATATAAAAAGTCTTCAAGGTATGATAGAAAAAATTGATGATGAGTTCTTTGCTGTTTGTGAAGAAGCTATATATGAAATATCTAAACAATTGAATGAAGAATTAAATGAACATATACACATTGGGCTAATAGATCATTTATTTTTTGCGGTTAAAAGAATGAAAAATAATGAACAAATAGAAAACCCTTTTTTAATTGAAACAGAAACTTTATATTCAGAAGAATTTAGATTGGCTAAAATAGTGGCAGAAAGAGTTGGGAACTATTCAAATGTATTTATACCTGATGGTGAAGTTGCGTTTATAGCTCTTCATATACATTCTTCATTAAATAATGGAAAACTTTCTAATACAATAAGAAATACTTATGTAAGTAGCAATATAGCTGAATATGTTGAGGAAAGATTAGGAATAAAGATAAATAAAAAATCTTTAGATTATGCAAGATTTTGTACTCATATTAAATTTGCACTTCAAAGAATAATGGATAATACAAGTGTTCATAACGACTTATCTAGAATTATAAAGAAGACTTACAAGGAATCATATTCAATATCACAAGGAATTGCTAAGATTATTGAAGAGGAATTTAAAGTTAAAGTGACAAAAGATGAAATTGCATTTTTAACTATTCATGTGGAAAGATTCAAGGCATCTAAAGTTAATTAAAAATTTACAAAAAGCGAATGATATGATATCATATTCATATTATTAAGGTGTAACTGGTAATGCAGGCAAGACTTAATATAAGTAAAGAAAAATTTATTACAATACTATTCATTGTTGAATAAATTTTTCTGGGCTTATATTTAAGTCTTTTTTATTTGCATAATTTTTGGCTGGCCGGCTAAAAATAGCAATATATACTTACATAATATTTTATTTTATTTAATAACTTTAGGAGGAATTATTATGCTTCAATATTTACAAAGAATAGGTAAAGCTATAATGCTACCAATCGCAGCTTTACCAATCGCAGGTATATTATTAGGAGTTGGTGGAGCTTTACTTGGAATTGCAGGATTAAATAATCCACCATCAGTTTATGAACCACTTATAGCATTTGTTAGTATTCCAGCAGTTACTGCTATATTAACAGTAATGAAAAATATAGGTGATATTATTTTTGGAAACTTACCAATACTATTTGCAGTTGGTGTTGCAGTAGGTCTTGCTAAAAAAGACAAAGGTACAGCAGCATTAGCATCAGTATTTGGGTTTATCGTAATGAATCAAGTTATTTCAACATTACTAGCTTTAGGAGTTACTCAATTAGGAGTTCTTACTCCAGACAGTTTTGGTGAATATGGTACATATATTACAACTAATTTAGGTATATTCACATTAAATATGTCAGTATTTGGTGGTATTATTACAGGTATTATTACAGCAATATTACATGATAGATTCCATGAAATCCAATTACCACAAATATTAGGATTTTTCTCAGGATCAAGATTTGTTCCTATAATAACAGCAGTTACTATGGCAATTGTAGGAGCTATATTAGCATTCTTATGGCCAGTAGTTCAAGATGGTATTGGAGTTATAGCTAACTTAGTTAGAAATGCAGGATTTATAGGAAGCTTTTTCTATGGAGTCATTGAAAGAGCATTAATTCCATTTGGATTACATCATGTATTCTATACTCCATTCTGGTTTGGATCATTTGTTGATGGTCAAATATTAGTTAATGGAACTTGGCAAACAGTAGCAGGTGCAAACACTGCATACTTTGCTCAATTATCAAGCATGACTGACTTAGTAGGTGCATCAGCAGATACTATGTCAACAATAGTTAGTGGAACTACAAGATTCATGGCAGGTAAATTCCCATTCATGATGTTTGGATTACCAGCAGCAGCTTTTGCTATGTATAGAGCAGCAGCTCCAAGCAAGAGAAAAACAGTTGGATCATTATTATTAGCAGCAGCGATTACTTCATTATTAACAGGTATTACTGAACCATTAGAATTTACATTCATATTCGTTGCTCCAGTATTATATGGAGTACACTGTATATTAGCAGGTTTATCATTCATGTTAATGGATATATTTAATGTATTCATAGGAATGACATTCTCAGGTGGATTAATTGACTTTAGTTTATTTGGATTACTTCCAGCAGGAGCAGGAGTTCCAACTAAATGGTTTATGGTTCTATTAATAGGAGTAGTTTATGCAGTAGTTTATTATTTCTTATTCTACTTCATGATTACCAAGCTTAATTTAAAAACTCCTGGTAGAGATGAAAATGAAGAAGAAACTAAATTATACACTAAAGCTGACTACCAAGGTAAAAAGGGAAACGCTAAAAGTGAAATAGTTGAAAAAGCACCAGCTGTATTAGCAGCATTAGGTGGAGAAGAAAATATCGTAAGTGTTGACGCTTGTATAACAAGACTTAGAGTTGAAGTTAAAGACAAAGCTAAAGTTGATAAAGATGAATTAAAAACTTTAGGTGCAGCAGGTGTTATGGAAGTTGGTAATGGAATTCAAGCTATATTTGGAGCTAAAGCCGATGGATATAAAAATGCTATCAATGATATATTAGGTATTAGTTAATAATTAGTTTATACAATTAGTTTATAAAAATTTTGCCCTAGTAGATAAATATTGAGTTATCTACTAGGGCATTTAAATTTTGTAAATATTTTTTTAAAATTATAGAGTATATTCTATTATTGAAGTTTCACCAGCTACAGTAGCTACATTTTCAGTAGCTTTTATTGACTTTAATGAATCAACGTTAGTTATTAAAACAGGAGTTATTAATGGCAGTCCTTTTGATTTGATGAATTCTCTATCAAACTTAATTATAGGAGTTCCAGCTTTAACTTTAGTTCCTTGTTCTACTAATTGTTCAAATCCTTCTCCGTTTAAAGATACTGTTTCGATACCAATATGAACTAAAAGTTCTGTACCATTTGCTAGTGTCATTGCGAATGCATGTTTAGTATTAAATACTAAAGTTAATTCACCATCAGCAGGAGCAACAGCTACGTTGTCAGAAGGTTCTATAGCTAAACCATCTCCAGCCATTTTTTGAGCAAAAACTGGATCAGGAACTTCTGATAAAGGAATTGCTTTACCTGTAATAGGTGCTACTAATTTTAAATTGCTATCTTCTTTTTTCTTCTTAAATAATCCAAACATAAATTACATCCTGACTTATCAGGATAATTCACATCCTTTCTCTACATTATATATTCGTATATTGTATTTTTACCTACATATTAAAAAATATAAGCACATTTACTATTAATGTTAACAAAAAAAGACATAAGATTTCTTTATGCAAGAAAACTTATGCCTGATTTAACAGTAACACGTCTAAATAATTATATAATCTTATATTAAGGATGTCAATAAGCTTTTCTCTACGTTTACAACTATAATTTTCTTATTATATGATGCACTCTTATTCATTAAATATGTTTGGAAAGGGCACAGGGTTAGACAAAATTGTCTATTCTAAAATCGCATAGGTTATTCTGTTCTTTCATTATATAAGAATAAAAATAAGTTTAATTGAAGTATTTTAATTAGATAACATTCCTATAATTATTAAATGTATAATTTTGAATAAAATATTGTTTACTCTATAGAAAATTATAAAACTTAAAATGTAAGGATAACTTTGTTAAACAAGTGAAAGGTTTAAGTTGAGAATTGAAAGTAGATAGTGAAGGGTAAATATTATCTAAAATTATTTTATAACTATGATATATCTTAGATATAATATAGTTACTTAAAATCTACAATTATAATAGAAAAATAAACAAAATTATAAAAATATGATGAATAATATCTCTATAGATATATAAAATACTTATGTGAAATACAAGTGTATAGTAGAAAAATATATAAATTAATAAGAAAAGTAAGCATAGTATTCAAATAATTGGCGAATACTAAACCACGTGTATCTATAGTAGAATAATGAAAAAAATAGGAGAAAAATGAATAATTATGGATTTAAACCCTAAAAATACGAGAAATAAGTCTAAACTACTATAAAATATATGGTAAGATAAAACACGTCGTTAAGACACGTTAACAAATTTAAAAAAATAATTTAATTTCTC
It encodes the following:
- a CDS encoding PTS transporter subunit EIIC; protein product: MLQYLQRIGKAIMLPIAALPIAGILLGVGGALLGIAGLNNPPSVYEPLIAFVSIPAVTAILTVMKNIGDIIFGNLPILFAVGVAVGLAKKDKGTAALASVFGFIVMNQVISTLLALGVTQLGVLTPDSFGEYGTYITTNLGIFTLNMSVFGGIITGIITAILHDRFHEIQLPQILGFFSGSRFVPIITAVTMAIVGAILAFLWPVVQDGIGVIANLVRNAGFIGSFFYGVIERALIPFGLHHVFYTPFWFGSFVDGQILVNGTWQTVAGANTAYFAQLSSMTDLVGASADTMSTIVSGTTRFMAGKFPFMMFGLPAAAFAMYRAAAPSKRKTVGSLLLAAAITSLLTGITEPLEFTFIFVAPVLYGVHCILAGLSFMLMDIFNVFIGMTFSGGLIDFSLFGLLPAGAGVPTKWFMVLLIGVVYAVVYYFLFYFMITKLNLKTPGRDENEEETKLYTKADYQGKKGNAKSEIVEKAPAVLAALGGEENIVSVDACITRLRVEVKDKAKVDKDELKTLGAAGVMEVGNGIQAIFGAKADGYKNAINDILGIS
- a CDS encoding PTS sugar transporter subunit IIA codes for the protein MFGLFKKKKEDSNLKLVAPITGKAIPLSEVPDPVFAQKMAGDGLAIEPSDNVAVAPADGELTLVFNTKHAFAMTLANGTELLVHIGIETVSLNGEGFEQLVEQGTKVKAGTPIIKFDREFIKSKGLPLITPVLITNVDSLKSIKATENVATVAGETSIIEYTL
- a CDS encoding GNAT family N-acetyltransferase; this translates as MECNLKIKIEASKLSKNEYIIKDKSDITVGRFCIIELADSSKKCDIKLSFYKTCKYELLKEALIMILRAVFKDLNIFKVNIRAVEGIEVNSFFDLGFTLEGVFSNNEYHNGEFLDELSFGITRTEYNHKIKPSFIELKGENIVLRNLTPGNANDLLEYYIRNKEYLAPFEPNRDSNFYTLNGQRDLLNESYRQFLNGNAIEVGIFKKYNFIGKIKVSSIVYGSFKNGIIGYSIDKLEQGHGYMKEAVNLFIDYLFTEEDLHRVEASALLENEKSKGVLKGCRFNELGINKKYLFINGQWKDHVTYYITKDEFYRK
- the glcT gene encoding glucose PTS transporter transcription antiterminator GlcT; amino-acid sequence: MTIILNKSEVVSKVFNNNIVLVDSSDKEKILFAKGIGFGKKPGHVISENTEIEKIFTIENKENIKSLQGMIEKIDDEFFAVCEEAIYEISKQLNEELNEHIHIGLIDHLFFAVKRMKNNEQIENPFLIETETLYSEEFRLAKIVAERVGNYSNVFIPDGEVAFIALHIHSSLNNGKLSNTIRNTYVSSNIAEYVEERLGIKINKKSLDYARFCTHIKFALQRIMDNTSVHNDLSRIIKKTYKESYSISQGIAKIIEEEFKVKVTKDEIAFLTIHVERFKASKVN